CCCCCAGAACCGGGAGTCGTGCGAGTCGTCCCGGTTGTCGCCCAGCACGAAGTAGCTGTCGTCGGGGACCACGAGCGGGCCCCAGTTGTCGCGAGATGGCCTGGACACGCCGCCGCCGCCGACCAGGTAGGCGCGCTGCCAGGACATGTCCGGGTCGACCGGATCGGTCACCGGATCCACGTGCACCGCGTACGGCTCGTCCCGCGCGACGCCGTTCAGGAACAGCTCCTTGTCGCGCATCATGAGCGTGTCACCCGCGACGCCCACCACGCGCTTGACGTAGCTGCGCTCCGGCTCGTGCGGCGGCGCGAAGACGACGACCTCGCCTCGTTTCGGCTGCGACAGCGCCGGCACTCGCATGCCACCGGGGATCTGGGCGCCGTAGAGGATCTTGTTGACGAGCAGGAAATCGCCCACCAGCAACGTGCCCTCCATGCTCCCCGTGGGAATCCGGAAGGCCTCCACGACGAACACGCGAGCCAGCAGGAAGATGGCGAGGACCGCGGCGACGGTGGCGACGTCGCGAGCCCAGCGAAGCAGCGAGCTCATGCGTACGCGCCGGTGTCGGCGAGGATGCGGGAAAAACGGGCGTCGGATTCCACGTTCACTGCACGGGAGCGGGAGCGGACGCGTCGTAATATCACCCTGAAAACTCGGCTGTCAAACGGCGAAACGGCGCTCCCGCGGTGGCAAACGGCGGTCCCGATCGAGCGGAAACCTGCGCGCGCGTCAACTAGTGGGCTGTTACGGCCCACCTAGTCGTCGTAGGTGTCGATCTGGGCACGCTGGAGCTTTCCGGAGTAGTCCACGTAGAGCACCTTGGTCTCGGAGTAGAACTCGAAGACCTCCCAGCCCCCTTCCCGGTGCCCGTTACCGGTCGCCTTGACTCCCCCGAACGGCAGGTGGGCCTCGGCGCCGATGGTGGGAGCGTTGACGTAGGTGATCCCGTTGTCGAGCTCGGTCATCGCGCGGAAGGACGCGCGCACGTCGCGCGTGTAGATGGCGCTGGAAAGGCCAAACTCGACCTCGTTGTTTATGCGAATCGCCTCGTCCAGATCGCCGAAACGAAGCACGCTCAGCACGGGGCCGAAGACCTCCTCGCACGCGAGCCGGCTGCCCGGGCGTACGCCGCGCAGGATCGTGGGCTGGAAGAAGAACCCGCGCTCCAGCCCCTCGGTGGTGGCGCGCTCGCCGCCGATCAGCACGTCGTCGCCTTCGTCTCGGGCGACCCCCACGTACTCGGCCACCTTGTCCAGCGCCTGCTGATTGATGAGCGGCCCCACGTCGGTGCCGCTCTTGCGGCCGTCGCCGAGGCGGAGCTCCGAGACCCGGTCGGCCAGTCGGTCCAGGAACTCGTCGTGGATGTCCTCGTGGAGCAGCAGCCGACTGGTGGCCGTGCAGCGCTGGCCCGTGGTACCGAAGGCGCCCCACAGGACCCCGTCCAGGGCCAGGTCGAAGTCCGCGTCCGGCATGACGATCTGGGCGTTCTTGCCGCCCATCTCGAGCGACAGCCGCTTGTGCATGCGGCCGCACGTCTCGCCGAGGATAGAGCCCGTCTCGGTGGAGCCGGTGAACGAGATCACGGGCACATCGGGGTGCTCGACGAACGCCGCGCCGACCACCCTGCCTGGCCCGTGGACGAGTTGGATGACCGACTCCGGCAGGCCCGCCTCGAGCAGGATCTGCACGAGGATCGTGCCCGTGTGCGGCACGGCCTCGGCGGGCTTGAAGACCACGCTGTTCCCGCACGCCAGGGCCGGGAAGATCTTCCAGGTGGGGATCGCCATGGGGAAGTTGAACGGCGTGATGATGCCGCACACGCCGATCGGCCGCCGATAGGTCATCGCCCACTTGTCTCGCAACTCGCTCGGCACCGTGTGGCCGAAGAGCCGGCGCCCCTCGGTGGCCGCGTAGTAGGC
This portion of the Gemmatimonadota bacterium genome encodes:
- the lepB gene encoding signal peptidase I; translation: MSSLLRWARDVATVAAVLAIFLLARVFVVEAFRIPTGSMEGTLLVGDFLLVNKILYGAQIPGGMRVPALSQPKRGEVVVFAPPHEPERSYVKRVVGVAGDTLMMRDKELFLNGVARDEPYAVHVDPVTDPVDPDMSWQRAYLVGGGGVSRPSRDNWGPLVVPDDSYFVLGDNRDDSHDSRFWGFVPLDAVRGRPMMVYFSVDRETGERGLSSVRWGRIGEGIK
- a CDS encoding aldehyde dehydrogenase family protein, which gives rise to MADRFRNYIDGAWVDAASGATFENRNPADTEDLIGTFPRSGAEDVMRAVSVARDGFELWSRTPAPQRGDVLRRVGDIMTARKDEIADAMTREMGKVLEETRGDVQEGIDTAYYAATEGRRLFGHTVPSELRDKWAMTYRRPIGVCGIITPFNFPMAIPTWKIFPALACGNSVVFKPAEAVPHTGTILVQILLEAGLPESVIQLVHGPGRVVGAAFVEHPDVPVISFTGSTETGSILGETCGRMHKRLSLEMGGKNAQIVMPDADFDLALDGVLWGAFGTTGQRCTATSRLLLHEDIHDEFLDRLADRVSELRLGDGRKSGTDVGPLINQQALDKVAEYVGVARDEGDDVLIGGERATTEGLERGFFFQPTILRGVRPGSRLACEEVFGPVLSVLRFGDLDEAIRINNEVEFGLSSAIYTRDVRASFRAMTELDNGITYVNAPTIGAEAHLPFGGVKATGNGHREGGWEVFEFYSETKVLYVDYSGKLQRAQIDTYDD